The genome window TGGTGGCACTTTGCTGGGGGACACACTTGGTGGCACTTTGCTGGGGGACACATTGGGTCACACACTTCTGGGGGACACAAACTGTCCCACTCTGCTGGGGGACACCCTTGGTGGCACTCTGCTGGGGGACACACATGGTGCCACTCTGCTGGGGGACACACATGGTGGCACTCTGCTGGGGGACACACATGGTGCCACTCTGCTGGGGGACACACATGGTGCCACTCTGCTGGGGGACACAAATGCTGGCCGCGCCGGTGTCACACCGCTGCGGGACACACTTGGTGACACACCTGCCGTGCCACTGCTGGGGGACAGCGGCGGTGACGCTCTGCCACTGCTGGGGGACCTGCGGTGTCACCCACTGGTAGGACACGCACTGGGCCGCGCgctgctgggggacacaggtggtgacacacctggggacaccctgctggggacagccgCTGGTCACGCACCGCTGCGGGACACACCTGGTGGCACTCTGCTGCAGCGGGACACCCTGGGTGACATAGGGCGGCCGCGGCACGCAGgtggtgacacacctggggacgATCTTCTGCTGGGGGACGCGCTCGGGAGGTGGCACCCGCAGCTGCTGCGGGACGCAGCGGGTGACACCGGCGACACCCGCGCTCTGCTGCGGCACGCAGgtggtgacacacctggggacgATCTTCTGCTGCGGTGGCACGCACTGGGTCACCCCCACCTGCTGTGGTGGCACACATTGGGTCACCCCCACCTGCTGTGGCACGCACTGGGTCACCCCCACCTGCTGCTGTGGCACGCACTGTGTCACCCCCacctgctgtgctggcacacACTGTGTCACCCCCACCTGCTGCGGCACGCTCCAGGTGACACCCGCGCCGCCGGTGAGGCGCTGCTGCGGTGGCGCACACGTTGTCACCCGCCTGGGGACAATCTGCTGCTGCCGGAGGTGCTGGGGCACGCAGGGGGCTCCGAGGAGCTGGCGGGGCACGGCCTGGGTGACACTCTGCTGGTGGCACACGCTGGAGGACGTCGCCCGCTGCAGGGGGacgggcagggcctgggggatGCAGGTTGTGGAGTGCCACCGCTGAGCCGGgaaggggacaccgggggacagcgCCACGGGGTCCTGGTGGAGCGCGGGGAGGTGCTGGTGGAGGTAGCAGGACATCTTGGGGACAGGTGGCAGGACTGGAAGGACACGGAGGGGGAATCAGGTGGCGTCTGAGgtcccaacccaacccattcgGTGACACCTGAGGAAGACTCCGGTCCCCAAACCTCGGGGACAGGTCCCAGCTGTGTCACAGTCCCGGcaggggtgggaggggctgctggaggTCTCGGGGACATCTTAGGGACACTTGGGGATTTTAGGGTCCCTCTCCACCCCTTGGGTGACACCCGAGGAAGCCTGGCCGGTCCTCGTGGTCCCCACACCTCGGGGACACgtccccaaggtgccaccaCCCCAGCACGGTCCCACCTGAGGGACCCAACCCCTCGTTCTTCACTCTGAGCCACGTCCCCAAGCCAAgctggggacactcggggacactcaGCTCTGAATGTCAtccaaaaaattaaattaattaatgaaaaataaaaattaaattaattaatgaaaacagaTTTCCCTCGGTCACAAACTCCCCGTTTTCAGGAGCAAATCTGGGATTCAGACACTCAGCAGCGAGCACTGAGAGCTCTCTCCAAccctctcctgctccagcacagaagTTCCAAACAATCCCTTTTAAAATCCCCTCCCGGATAggattttttatggaaaaatcaGGAATGCGTCTGGATTTCGTGATTGTGGAATCCCAGAGcgttttgggttggaagggacattaaagatcaaCTCAACCCCTGCcgtgggacaccttccaccaccTCAGGTcactccagcctggcctgggacgatcccagggatgggaaaTCCGTGGAATATCCCGTGCCAGGCTCTCCTCGctctcacagggaacaattccttcccaaaccccacctgaatttcctctctttcactTTTACCCCATTCCCCCTTTTTCTGTCGCTCCAGTTCCTGATGGGAAGTCCCTCCCAGCATCTTTTCTTGCAGGGAATGTTCTCCCTGGAATCCaccaatcccaccccaaaacgaggagttatttttcctgaagCCACCCTGGATTTCTCCCTGGAATcccccaatcccaccccaaaacgAGGAGTTATTTTTCCCAAACCCACCCTGGATTTCTCCCTGGAATCCaccaatcccaccccaaaacgAGGAGTTATTTTTCCCAAAGCCACCCTGGATTTCTCCCTGGAATCCaccaatcccaccccaaaacgaggagttatttttcctgaagCCATCCTGAATTTCTCCCTGGAATTCaccaatcccaccccaaagcgaggagttatttttcctgaagCCACCCTGGATTTCTCCCTGGAATCCaccaatcccaccccaaaacgaggagttatttttcctgaagCCACCCTGGATTTCTCCCTGGAATCCaccaatcccaccccaaaacgaggagttatttttcctgaagCCATCCTGAATTTCTCCCTGGAATTCaccaatcccaccccaaagcgaggagttatttttcctgaagCCACCCTGGATTTCTCCCTGGAATCCaccaatcccaccccaaagcGAGGAGTTATTTTTCCCGAAGCCACCCTGGATTTCTCCCTGGAATCCaccaatcccaccccaaactgAGCTGGTATTTTTCCTGAAGCCACCCTGGATTTCTCCCTGGAATCCaccaatcccaccccaaaacaagGAGTTATTttccccaaacccaccctggaTTTCTCCCTGGAATCCaccaatcccaccccaaaacaagGAGCTATTttccccaaacccaccctgaaTCTCACCAAACCCAACCTCCAATTCCAAACCCTctccaacctggctttggacacttttTGGGACGGGGAACCTCTGAGCCACCCCAACCCAGCCCATCCCCGCTCTCAGAACCAGGAATTCCCTCCCAATTCCCCATCCCAGCATCTCCAGAGGCTCAGGAACCAGACTCACCCAGCTCCCGGGGGCGGGAAGAACTTTCCAGAGGTGACCGGCGCGTCCCAGCTCCGGGAGAGCTTTTATAGGGCCACGGAGGAGCCGCCAGATCCCAAAACTCCCGTGTGGCTCCCGGAGTGAGTCGGAGCCGCCGACTCATCCCGGACAATGAGTGGTTCCATGGCAGCTTCCCGATGTAATTACCTCGGGATAATTAATCCTCCCTGGCATtcggagcagcagcagccccagccccggggctgtttttggggatTGGACCCCTGGATGTGTGGGAATGGCTTTTCCAGGGGTTTTCCATCCCTGGGGGTCTCACAGGGTTGTCCCGGTTGTTGTTGGATTTGGGTTTTCCGTGGGATTCTCCAGCGGGGTGGTTTCATCTCATCCACCCTGCAATGCCCGGATTTTTGAGGGTGTTTGGCCGAGTTTTGGGTGTGGATTATGATCACTGAGGGAAAacggagaaaaaaaatcccctcttGTGGGGGGTGCAGCTCATTATCCatcaaaattctcattttttttaataaaaaaccccaatttttcGAGTGTTGTTGTCAAaactgggctgggcactgcttCTCCTCAGCATCATCAGGAAGAAATTGTCCCACGGCGCCGAGCAGGAAGGGTCTGGATTCATTCCCGGATTCGTTCCCCGTGGAGAATTCCATAATTAAAGGAGGATTTCGCCCTCTCTGCTTCTTGCCCCGTGTGGGGCACAATTACCCAAGAGCTCCCGAAACTTCCCCGTTCCTTTTCGTGCCCCGAATTATTCGGGGccctttctcctgcccacaAAACCCCCCCGGGCGGGGCCAGCTCAcacaaaaccacattttttaattaaaattaatgaaaatgcCCAGGCCCTGCCCCTCTCCCCGCGGCTTTGGGCTCCGTCTTGGTGTCACCGGGGCTGGCTTTATTCTGTCCTGGTCCCTCTCAGCTCTGCGGGAGCCAGCGGGGACAAATCGGcctttttggggttgttttgtgtCACAATGAACCCACAGAGGCGCCGAGCAGGTTTTTagtgacttttaaaattaattttctgtttttttggggttgttttgtgtCACAATGAACCCAGGAAGGTGCTGAGCAGATTTTAGTGACTTTCAAAATTTATCTactgatttttggggttattttgtgTCACAATGAACCCACAGAGGCGCCGAGCAGGTTTTTagtgacttttaaaattaattttctgatttcttgGGGTTATTTTGTGTCACAACGAAGCAAGGAAGGCGCCGAGCAGATTTTTagtgacttttaaaattaattttctggttttttggggttattttgtgTCACAATGAAACAAGGAAGGCGCCGAGCGGATTTTTAGTGACATTCAAAATTCGTCTCCTGGTTTTAcgaggttttttttgtttttagtcAGTGTGAGGTGAGGAGTTGAGCCCGTGAGAAAGTCCCACGCGACTTTTGGAGgaggttttattttggggtggttgtGCAAGCGCTGCCACCCAAGCCGGCCGTGCCTCACCCCTCCCGGTCACCTGAGAGTCACCAGGTGCCACATTCCCGCTGCTCCGAGGGCAGGTGACACCCTCGGGATCCTCCTGGGGTgacaaaaacctccaggagctGAACAACTTCCTCCAGCCCCGTGTGACTTCCCCGGTCATTCACCTCCTTATCTCACAGGGATTAAAAATCtcataaaactttttttttttttatcatttttttagGTCACTAAAAATCCGCTCGGTGCCTTCGTGGGTTCATTGTGACacaaaataacccccaaaaaaccagaaaattaattttaaaagtcactAAAAACCTGCTCGGCGCCTCTGTGGGTTCATTGTGacacaaaacaaccccaaaaaggCCGATTTGTCCCCGCTGGCTCCCGCAGAGCTAAGAGGGACCAGGACAGAATAAAGCCAGCCCCGGTGACACCAAGACGGAGCCCAAAGCCGCGGGGAGAGGGGCAGGGCCTGGgcattttcattaattttaattaaaaaatgtggttttgtgTGAGCTGGCCCCGCCCGGGGGGGTTTtgtgggcaggagaaagggCCCCGAATAATTCGGGGCACGAAAAGGAACGGGGAAGTTCGGGAGCTCTTGGGTAATTGTGCCCCACACGGGGCAAGAAGCAGAGAGGGCGaaatcctccttttttttttttttttcagggaattctCCATCTCCATCCCGACTTTTCCTGCTCAGCTCCGAGCCGCAGGAGCGCGGCTTTGTTGTGGCTTCTCCCCGGCGGGGATCGTTCCTTTGATCTGAATCCGCGATTCCTCCGTGGCTCGGAGGTTTGGACCCTCCCTTGGACCAAAACCGGCAGCTCCCGTTTTTATTAATACCATTTATaattagattttatttctattcctTGATATTGATTTGTCCAGGTCTGGGAGGGAAtttccagcaggaatttccaCCTGGAAAAGGCGGAATTCGCGGAGTTTCAACCCAGCCTGATCACACCTTGAGAATTCGcctctgtttttcttctccctccttttgTTCTGCTTGCCGGAGTTTCTATTTtcggagcagggagggagctcTGCATTCCTGGGCGCTTGGCTCAGCCTCCAAAACCTCCAAAACCGCGTTCCTGACTTTATTAAAGGCGGAGAACCCGCCAGGTCCCACCGGGCTCCTCctcctgggggttttttttgggagctcttccctccttccctcctccctcagcGGGCTGCGGATTCCCGCTGGAGTCAGGCGGGGTGAAAAGGGCACAATTCCAAAATCCCGGAGATTGGGAATGAATTCCGCGGTCGTCGAGTCCCGGCTGTGCCCGATCCCCGCCTGGACACGCGGAGAAACATCCAGGAATTCCtcggacacctccagggatggggatccgACCTTCCCTGAGCCCCTTTCCAAATCCTGGCCGCCCTTTCCAGGAGGAATTaaccaaattccaggatttcccaCCCCGAGCATCCCCTGGCACCGCTCGAGGCCGCTCCCTCttgccctgtccctgttccctgggatcagatcccaaatcccggctggaaaatcccggaattcGCCCTGGATCCcccttttttccaggctgagcccctccacagctccctcaggattttccagctccttctcccgctgctccagcccctccctgtcccttttccatgaggggacacagccccgagtgtccccagtgtccccaaccaGCAGAGCGCAGCATCGGCCCGCGCAGGCGgctcctggaaaaatcccttgggatcctcccctctccctccctgtctccaggaaaaattcaaatttgggatttggccCAGTCCagccccttttttttttggccgC of Poecile atricapillus isolate bPoeAtr1 chromosome 33, bPoeAtr1.hap1, whole genome shotgun sequence contains these proteins:
- the LOC131590275 gene encoding keratin-associated protein 10-6-like, producing MSRRLRLTPGATREFWDLAAPPWPYKSSPGAGTRRSPLESSSRPRELVLPPVPKMSCYLHQHLPALHQDPVALSPGVPFPAQRWHSTTCIPQALPVPLQRATSSSVCHQQSVTQAVPRQLLGAPCVPQHLRQQQIVPRRVTTCAPPQQRLTGGAGVTWSVPQQVGVTQCVPQQQVGVTQCVPQQVGVTQCVPPQQVGVTQCVPPQQKIVPRCVTTCVPQQSAGVAGVTRCVPQQLRVPPPERVPQQKIVPRCVTTCVPRPPYVTQGVPLQQSATRCVPQRCVTSGCPQQGVPRCVTTCVPQQRAAQCVSYQWVTPQVPQQWQSVTAAVPQQWHGRCVTKCVPQRCDTGAASICVPQQSGTMCVPQQSGTMCVPQQSATMCVPQQSGTMCVPQQSATKGVPQQSGTVCVPQKCVTQCVPQQSATKCVPQQSATKGVTQKYGTICVPQQSATKCVPQQSATKCVPQQSMTKCVPQQCGTQSATKCVPQQSATKCVPQQSATKCVPQQCGTVCVPQQSATKCVPQQSATKCVPQQSGAVKISSHSKKYCSAPKWPW